A single genomic interval of Mucilaginibacter boryungensis harbors:
- a CDS encoding RsmB/NOP family class I SAM-dependent RNA methyltransferase, which yields MKALNQLKTFQRILDEYPADTPLGKFLPGFYRQNKQMGSTDRRVAGRLVYNYFRLGKALADLPADERLVVAEFLCNAQVNSFLQHFRPEWALCAEMPIDKKLQMVKDVYPGFKLEDVFPWADRLSPGIDKQAFLKSYFTQPDLFIRVRKGFETQVKAELNRAGVNFKDEGNNCISMPNGIRLETIFPAQHWFEVQDYSSQQTANFFKPAKWESWWDACAASGGKSLLLHEQEPNLKLVVSDIRESVLANLDERFQRSGLHKYQKKIIDLTQNVDPELHDYAFDGIILDAPCSGSGTWGRTPEMISQFSHPRIDFFNGLQKAIVSNVVKYLKPGKPLIYITCSVFKAENEDVVDYIVNELGLKVEEQTVLKGYGRKADTMFAARLLK from the coding sequence ATGAAAGCTCTGAACCAGCTTAAAACTTTTCAGCGTATATTGGATGAATATCCGGCCGATACGCCGCTGGGTAAGTTCCTGCCGGGCTTCTACAGGCAAAATAAGCAAATGGGTTCAACCGACAGGCGGGTTGCCGGCAGGTTGGTTTATAACTATTTCCGTTTGGGTAAGGCCCTGGCCGATCTGCCTGCCGATGAGCGTTTGGTTGTTGCCGAGTTTTTATGCAATGCGCAGGTAAACTCGTTCCTGCAGCATTTTAGGCCCGAATGGGCTTTATGCGCGGAAATGCCGATAGATAAGAAGCTGCAAATGGTGAAGGATGTTTACCCCGGCTTTAAACTGGAAGATGTTTTTCCCTGGGCCGACCGGTTATCGCCGGGAATAGATAAGCAAGCTTTCCTGAAATCGTATTTTACCCAGCCTGATCTGTTTATCCGCGTACGCAAGGGTTTTGAAACGCAGGTAAAAGCCGAGTTGAACAGGGCGGGGGTGAATTTTAAAGATGAAGGCAATAACTGCATCAGTATGCCCAACGGCATACGCCTGGAAACCATTTTCCCGGCCCAGCACTGGTTTGAGGTGCAGGACTATTCATCGCAGCAAACGGCTAATTTTTTTAAGCCTGCTAAGTGGGAAAGCTGGTGGGATGCCTGCGCGGCATCGGGCGGTAAATCACTGCTGCTGCACGAACAGGAACCTAACCTGAAGCTGGTGGTATCCGATATCCGTGAATCAGTACTGGCCAACCTGGACGAGCGCTTTCAGCGCTCGGGCCTGCATAAGTACCAGAAAAAAATTATTGACCTTACCCAAAACGTCGACCCCGAACTGCACGATTATGCCTTTGACGGTATTATCCTGGATGCGCCCTGCAGTGGCTCGGGCACCTGGGGGCGTACCCCCGAAATGATCAGTCAGTTTAGCCACCCGCGTATCGATTTTTTTAACGGCCTGCAAAAAGCCATTGTAAGCAACGTGGTAAAATATCTGAAGCCAGGCAAACCGCTCATTTACATTACCTGCTCGGTTTTTAAAGCCGAGAACGAAGATGTGGTAGATTACATAGTTAATGAACTTGGCCTTAAAGTAGAAGAGCAAACCGTACTTAAAGGCTACGGCCGTAAAGCCGATACCATGTTTGCCGCGCGGCTGTTGAAATAA
- a CDS encoding COG4705 family protein, translated as MESKATVLNKVARITLYFWIMKVLSTTLGEILGDFLSMSLNLGYVIGLVITVVLFLVVLAFQLKAAKYYPPLFWLVIVSTTTLGMEISDLMDRTLGLGYIAGSLLLFVCLMLTLFLWHKQEKGIRVYPVTKRSTEAFYWTAILISNSLGTAFGDYLSDNIGLSYLAGAAITAGIIGIVMLLHYFTKLNDILLFWIAFVFTRPFGATFGDFLTKPVADGGLNFSRGIAALITAGLLVLVLLFSMKKDKELKNA; from the coding sequence ATGGAAAGTAAAGCAACGGTGTTAAACAAAGTGGCCAGGATCACCTTGTATTTCTGGATAATGAAGGTGCTATCTACCACATTAGGTGAAATTTTAGGCGATTTTTTGTCCATGAGTTTAAACCTGGGATATGTGATTGGCCTGGTAATTACTGTCGTGTTGTTTTTAGTTGTGCTAGCATTTCAATTAAAAGCCGCTAAGTATTATCCGCCGCTTTTTTGGCTGGTTATTGTAAGTACAACCACGCTGGGCATGGAGATTTCCGATCTAATGGACAGGACCCTTGGACTGGGCTATATAGCGGGCTCGTTGTTGTTATTCGTCTGTTTGATGCTGACTTTATTTTTATGGCATAAACAAGAAAAAGGTATCAGGGTTTACCCGGTGACCAAGCGAAGTACAGAAGCCTTTTATTGGACGGCCATACTGATCTCCAATAGCTTAGGTACCGCTTTCGGCGATTACTTAAGTGATAATATAGGACTGAGTTATTTAGCAGGCGCCGCCATAACCGCGGGCATTATTGGTATTGTTATGCTGCTACATTATTTCACCAAATTAAACGATATCCTGCTTTTCTGGATAGCCTTTGTGTTTACACGGCCGTTTGGGGCCACCTTCGGCGACTTTTTAACAAAGCCTGTAGCCGATGGAGGTTTAAACTTTAGCAGGGGCATTGCTGCTTTAATTACGGCCGGGCTACTGGTATTAGTCCTGTTGTTCTCAATGAAAAAGGATAAGGAGCTGAAAAACGCCTGA
- a CDS encoding ABC transporter substrate-binding protein: MTLVQNRLQPLSGNKRLIFVAITVLLAACSPKVRPVATPVKPADTPAVVVKKPVEAKRLPPPVPVISLLLPFHLNELDLSRGASRDGLAKANLAMEYYQGFKLGLDSLTVAGESFKLQVFDTNDAAAQAHNLALNTKVRTSNVIVGPVYPEEVKSFTLASPSLKRIIVSPLSPSTPTDYKNPNLVTMVPPLQYHCWHVAAYINNQLKAKKVFILKSGYTEDNKYIIPFKKAIDSLGKKRIKVVELTVVRGNLSALLPQLSTTGDNVFVIPATNQQFLQVTLHSLDLLQKQHYPVTIFGHPNWEDADYLKLELLERLHTYITAADKVNYKSPRVMKFLKAYRKAYRAEPGEYAIKGFDEAMYFGDIASKLSKGRYFSNNLDVALNFMTANTVLGYQDFEGLHNTFHFVALPGVGYVNTHVTLYKYTNFDLKPVE; encoded by the coding sequence ATGACATTAGTTCAAAACCGCCTGCAACCATTGAGTGGGAATAAGCGGTTAATATTTGTAGCCATAACCGTGCTGCTGGCAGCGTGTTCGCCAAAAGTGCGCCCGGTGGCTACACCTGTAAAGCCCGCTGATACACCCGCAGTTGTTGTTAAAAAACCGGTGGAAGCTAAACGCTTACCGCCGCCTGTGCCGGTCATTTCGTTATTGCTGCCGTTCCACTTAAACGAACTTGATTTGAGTCGCGGCGCTTCGCGTGATGGGCTGGCAAAAGCTAATCTGGCCATGGAATATTACCAGGGTTTTAAACTCGGGCTCGATTCGTTGACCGTCGCGGGCGAAAGTTTTAAACTGCAGGTTTTTGATACTAACGATGCTGCCGCGCAAGCCCATAACCTGGCGCTTAATACCAAAGTGCGCACCAGTAATGTAATAGTAGGCCCGGTTTACCCCGAAGAGGTAAAAAGCTTTACGCTGGCTTCGCCAAGTTTAAAGCGTATCATCGTATCGCCGCTATCGCCATCCACCCCAACAGATTATAAAAACCCCAATTTGGTTACCATGGTGCCGCCATTGCAATATCATTGCTGGCACGTGGCGGCTTATATAAACAACCAGCTGAAGGCGAAAAAGGTGTTCATCCTTAAATCCGGGTACACCGAAGATAATAAATACATTATCCCGTTTAAAAAGGCGATAGACAGTCTTGGTAAAAAACGGATAAAGGTGGTGGAACTAACCGTGGTGCGTGGAAATTTAAGCGCCCTGTTGCCCCAGTTATCTACCACGGGGGATAATGTATTCGTTATCCCTGCTACCAACCAGCAGTTTTTACAGGTAACGCTGCACTCGCTTGATCTGCTGCAGAAACAACATTACCCGGTAACCATATTTGGGCACCCTAACTGGGAAGATGCCGATTACCTGAAACTCGAACTGCTGGAACGCCTGCATACCTACATTACAGCCGCCGATAAGGTGAATTATAAATCGCCGCGGGTGATGAAATTTTTAAAGGCCTACCGCAAAGCCTACCGCGCCGAACCGGGAGAATATGCGATAAAGGGTTTTGATGAGGCCATGTATTTTGGCGATATAGCCAGCAAGTTATCTAAGGGACGATATTTTAGCAATAATCTGGATGTGGCCCTTAATTTTATGACGGCCAATACGGTTTTGGGTTACCAGGATTTTGAAGGCTTACATAATACTTTTCACTTTGTGGCTTTGCCGGGCGTTGGCTATGTAAACACCCATGTAACGCTGTATAAATACACCAACTTCGATTTAAAACCTGTGGAATGA
- the mgrA gene encoding L-glyceraldehyde 3-phosphate reductase has protein sequence MIYLPSKDRYKTMQYRRCGRSGIRLPAISLGLWHNFGGVDVEENFRSILHLAFDSGITHFDLANNYGPPPGSAETNFGKILKEDLSAYRDELIISSKAGYTMWDGPYGDWGSKKYLVASLDQSLKRMGLDYVDIFYHHRPDPETPLEETMSALDLIVRQGKALYVGISNYPADKAAQAIAILKELGTPCLIHQPKYSMFERWVEGGLLDVLGQEGVGCIPFSPLAQGMLTDKYLHGIPDDSRAAKSTGFLQKSQLTDQRLDQIKKLNAIAQKRGQSLAQMALAWLLKDERVTSVLIGASKPEQLADSLKCLDNIAFGADELTEIETILK, from the coding sequence ATGATTTACCTGCCTTCTAAAGATCGATACAAAACCATGCAATACCGCCGGTGCGGTCGCAGTGGCATTAGGCTTCCGGCTATATCCCTGGGCCTGTGGCACAACTTTGGGGGCGTAGATGTGGAAGAGAACTTCCGCAGTATACTGCACCTGGCTTTTGACAGCGGCATTACCCATTTTGATTTGGCTAACAATTATGGTCCGCCCCCCGGATCGGCCGAAACTAATTTTGGTAAGATACTTAAAGAAGATCTTAGCGCTTACCGCGATGAGCTGATCATTAGCAGCAAGGCAGGCTATACCATGTGGGACGGCCCTTATGGCGACTGGGGTTCTAAAAAATACCTGGTAGCCAGTCTCGACCAAAGCTTGAAGCGTATGGGCCTGGATTACGTGGATATCTTTTACCATCACCGTCCCGACCCGGAAACCCCGCTGGAAGAAACCATGTCGGCGCTCGACCTGATCGTTCGCCAGGGGAAGGCTTTATATGTGGGCATATCCAACTACCCGGCCGACAAAGCCGCGCAGGCAATTGCCATTTTAAAAGAATTGGGTACGCCATGTTTAATTCATCAGCCCAAATATTCCATGTTCGAGCGTTGGGTGGAAGGCGGCTTGCTGGATGTGTTAGGGCAGGAAGGGGTAGGCTGTATACCGTTCTCGCCATTGGCCCAGGGCATGCTGACGGACAAATACCTGCATGGTATCCCTGATGATTCCCGCGCGGCAAAATCGACCGGGTTCCTGCAAAAATCGCAATTAACCGACCAGCGTTTAGACCAGATAAAAAAGCTAAACGCTATAGCCCAAAAGCGCGGTCAAAGTTTAGCGCAAATGGCGCTGGCCTGGCTGCTGAAGGATGAACGGGTAACATCGGTGCTGATCGGCGCCAGCAAACCAGAACAACTGGCCGACTCGCTGAAATGCCTGGACAATATCGCGTTCGGGGCAGATGAATTGACTGAAATTGAAACTATACTGAAATAA
- the guaA gene encoding glutamine-hydrolyzing GMP synthase: protein MQEKILILDFGSQFTQLIARRVRELNIYCEIHPFNNPPAIDDSVKGVILSGSPYSVRQEDALHYDYKNVHGKLPLLGVCYGAQYMAHFGGGEVMASSTREYGRANLDYIKKDNPLFKLIPENSQVWMSHADTIARIADDYEVIASTETVKVAAYQIKGTQTYGIQFHPEVTHSIDGKQLLQNFLVDICGCHQDWTPDSFVETTIAALKEKLGDDKVVLGLSGGVDSSVAAVLLHHAIGKNLYCIFVDNGLLRKNEFESVLESYKHMGLNVKGVDAKQRFYDALSGLSDPEKKRKAIGRVFIEVFDDEAHQVQDVKWLGQGTIYPDVIESVSVKGPSATIKSHHNVGGLPDFMKLKVVEPLNTLFKDEVRRVGKALQIDDNILGRHPFPGPGLAIRILGEITPEKVAILQEADAIYINNLRSAGVYDKVWQAGAIYLPVQSVGVMGDERTYENVVCLRAVESLDGMTADWCHLPYDLLAKISNEIINNVKGINRVVYDISSKPPATIEWE from the coding sequence ATGCAAGAAAAAATCCTCATTCTTGACTTCGGCTCTCAGTTCACCCAGCTTATCGCACGCCGTGTCAGGGAACTAAACATCTACTGCGAAATACATCCATTTAACAATCCGCCTGCCATTGATGATAGCGTAAAAGGCGTTATCCTTTCGGGTAGCCCATATTCGGTTAGGCAGGAAGATGCACTGCATTACGATTATAAGAATGTACATGGCAAGCTGCCTTTATTGGGCGTTTGTTATGGCGCGCAATACATGGCTCATTTTGGCGGCGGCGAGGTAATGGCCTCAAGCACACGCGAATACGGTCGTGCCAATTTAGATTATATTAAAAAAGATAACCCGCTGTTCAAACTCATCCCTGAAAATTCGCAGGTATGGATGTCGCATGCGGATACCATAGCCCGGATAGCGGATGATTATGAAGTGATTGCCAGTACCGAGACGGTAAAAGTAGCGGCCTATCAAATTAAAGGAACGCAAACCTACGGCATACAGTTCCACCCCGAGGTTACACACAGTATTGACGGCAAGCAATTGCTGCAAAACTTTTTGGTTGATATTTGCGGCTGCCACCAGGACTGGACGCCCGACAGCTTTGTAGAAACCACCATTGCCGCCCTGAAAGAAAAACTGGGCGATGATAAAGTAGTATTAGGCCTCTCAGGCGGGGTCGATTCATCGGTAGCGGCGGTATTGCTGCACCACGCTATCGGCAAAAATCTATATTGCATTTTTGTTGATAATGGCCTGCTGCGTAAAAACGAGTTCGAGTCGGTCTTGGAATCGTACAAACACATGGGCCTGAACGTTAAAGGGGTTGATGCCAAACAACGGTTTTACGATGCCTTAAGCGGACTATCTGATCCTGAGAAAAAACGTAAGGCCATCGGTCGCGTGTTTATTGAGGTGTTTGATGACGAGGCGCACCAGGTACAGGATGTGAAATGGCTGGGCCAGGGCACTATTTACCCGGATGTGATCGAGTCTGTTTCGGTGAAAGGGCCATCGGCTACCATTAAATCGCACCATAACGTGGGTGGCTTGCCCGATTTTATGAAACTGAAAGTGGTTGAGCCGCTGAACACCCTGTTTAAAGACGAAGTACGCCGCGTAGGTAAAGCCCTGCAAATAGATGATAATATTTTAGGCCGTCACCCATTCCCGGGCCCCGGACTGGCTATCAGGATATTAGGCGAGATCACCCCCGAGAAAGTAGCGATATTACAGGAGGCAGATGCAATTTATATCAACAATTTGCGTAGTGCCGGTGTTTATGATAAAGTTTGGCAGGCAGGCGCTATCTATTTGCCTGTACAAAGCGTAGGCGTAATGGGCGATGAGCGCACTTACGAGAATGTAGTTTGCCTGCGTGCAGTGGAATCGTTAGACGGAATGACCGCCGACTGGTGCCACCTGCCGTACGATTTGCTGGCCAAGATCAGTAACGAGATCATTAACAACGTTAAGGGAATAAACAGGGTAGTATATGACATTAGTTCAAAACCGCCTGCAACCATTGAGTGGGAATAA
- a CDS encoding CatB-related O-acetyltransferase, which translates to MPYGPDPKALYPMKDYRKLIFLKNIITRKNIEVGDYTYYDDVDDPLAFENNVLYHFDMLGDKLIIGKFCALASGVKFIMNGANHQIDPISTFPFAIFENGWEKINEGVNLAKKYPHKGDTIIGNDVWIGFESTLMPGIKVGNGAVIASKSVVTKDVPDYAIVGGNPAKVIRMRFDEATIARLLHIAWWDWPADKITEHLSIINSVDVDALERVV; encoded by the coding sequence ATGCCCTACGGCCCCGATCCGAAAGCGCTGTACCCTATGAAGGATTACCGCAAGCTTATCTTCCTGAAAAACATTATTACCCGTAAAAACATTGAGGTGGGCGATTATACTTATTACGATGATGTGGACGACCCGTTGGCGTTTGAGAATAACGTGCTGTACCACTTTGATATGCTGGGCGATAAGCTGATCATCGGTAAGTTTTGCGCGCTGGCATCGGGGGTCAAGTTTATTATGAATGGCGCTAACCACCAGATAGACCCCATTTCCACCTTCCCCTTTGCCATATTTGAGAACGGGTGGGAAAAGATAAATGAGGGCGTTAACCTGGCGAAGAAGTACCCCCACAAAGGTGACACGATAATTGGCAATGACGTATGGATAGGCTTTGAATCGACCCTGATGCCGGGCATTAAAGTAGGTAATGGCGCGGTAATAGCCAGCAAATCGGTAGTGACTAAGGATGTGCCCGATTATGCTATTGTTGGCGGCAACCCGGCAAAGGTTATCCGCATGCGGTTTGATGAAGCCACCATTGCCCGCCTGCTCCACATTGCCTGGTGGGACTGGCCTGCTGATAAAATAACCGAGCATCTCAGCATTATTAATTCCGTTGATGTGGATGCGCTGGAGAGAGTGGTATAA
- a CDS encoding Gfo/Idh/MocA family protein — protein sequence MAGINWGIIGCGDVTELKSGPAFNKIASSKLVAVMRRDAEKAADYAVRHKVGKWYNDAGKLMDDEEINAVYIATPPASHAPYAIDALRRGLNVYVEKPVTRTAAEARAIADAVKQSGAKLTVAHYRRAVPMFLYVKDLLNRQVIGDIRTVQIRMWQSSRPELIADVRHQWRLDPDLSGGGYFHDLAPHQLDLMLYYFGEPQAYHGYALNQSQQNKADDHVCGQIVFKNKVVVNGSWCFNVTEKEIVDSCEIVGSKGKITFPFFGKTVSWYNNTDNQTITFEHPQHIQQPHITNIVSYFNGGQSNPCSIEEAIVLMDIMDAFCTHN from the coding sequence ATGGCCGGTATTAATTGGGGAATAATAGGCTGCGGCGATGTGACCGAACTGAAAAGCGGCCCCGCCTTTAACAAAATAGCGAGCAGTAAACTGGTGGCAGTAATGCGTCGTGATGCTGAAAAAGCCGCCGACTATGCCGTACGCCACAAAGTAGGCAAATGGTATAACGATGCCGGTAAATTAATGGACGATGAGGAGATTAACGCGGTGTATATTGCCACACCACCGGCCAGCCATGCCCCATATGCTATTGATGCCCTTCGGCGAGGTTTGAATGTGTATGTAGAAAAACCCGTAACCCGTACTGCCGCCGAAGCGCGTGCAATTGCCGACGCCGTAAAACAAAGCGGGGCCAAATTAACAGTGGCCCACTATCGCCGGGCGGTACCTATGTTTTTATATGTGAAAGATTTGCTGAACAGGCAGGTGATAGGGGATATCCGCACTGTGCAGATAAGGATGTGGCAAAGCAGCAGGCCTGAGTTAATTGCGGATGTAAGGCATCAATGGCGTTTAGATCCCGACCTATCGGGTGGTGGTTACTTTCATGACCTGGCACCGCACCAGTTAGATTTGATGCTATACTACTTTGGCGAGCCGCAGGCCTACCATGGCTATGCGTTAAACCAATCTCAGCAGAACAAAGCCGACGACCATGTTTGCGGGCAAATTGTATTCAAAAACAAGGTTGTGGTAAATGGCTCGTGGTGTTTTAATGTGACCGAAAAAGAAATTGTAGACAGCTGCGAAATAGTAGGCAGCAAAGGAAAAATTACCTTCCCGTTTTTTGGGAAAACAGTTAGCTGGTATAACAATACCGATAATCAGACCATTACATTTGAACACCCGCAGCATATACAACAGCCGCATATTACCAATATTGTGTCATATTTTAATGGTGGGCAGTCTAATCCCTGTTCTATTGAAGAAGCGATTGTGCTGATGGACATAATGGACGCTTTTTGCACACACAATTAA
- a CDS encoding DUF2911 domain-containing protein, whose protein sequence is MKKLFFLTLITGFMLTAFNVSAQKKERPSPPDTVRATTSKGVDITIAYSQPGIKGRTLGKEIATYGKEWRTGANEQTAITFSKDVTIEGNKVPAGKYSIWSIPGEKEWVIIINKNTTNWGTDHDVAADLCRFTVKTQKAPKFAERMKFSIAKSGKVSFVWGDAMVAFDVK, encoded by the coding sequence ATGAAAAAACTATTTTTTCTTACATTAATTACCGGCTTTATGCTAACGGCTTTTAATGTATCAGCACAAAAGAAAGAAAGGCCAAGCCCGCCTGATACTGTTAGGGCTACTACTTCAAAAGGTGTGGATATTACCATTGCCTACAGTCAACCGGGCATAAAGGGCCGTACCCTGGGTAAAGAAATTGCCACTTATGGTAAAGAATGGCGTACCGGTGCTAACGAACAAACGGCTATTACATTCAGTAAAGATGTTACTATCGAAGGCAACAAAGTACCCGCAGGTAAATACAGCATCTGGTCGATCCCGGGCGAAAAGGAGTGGGTGATCATCATCAACAAAAACACCACCAATTGGGGTACAGACCATGATGTGGCTGCCGACTTGTGCCGTTTTACCGTTAAAACACAAAAAGCACCAAAGTTTGCCGAAAGGATGAAATTCTCGATAGCTAAATCGGGCAAAGTTTCATTTGTATGGGGCGATGCTATGGTAGCGTTTGATGTGAAGTAA
- a CDS encoding nucleoside phosphorylase encodes MQRISETDLILNADGSIYHLNLLPEDVADTVITVGDPDRVGEVSKHFDTIELKKGKREFITHTGSLGGKRITVLSTGIGTDNIDIVFNELDALVNIDFKTRLVNDKLRSLNIIRIGTSGGIQADIPVDELLVSASAFGLDALMHYYHQELNNEEQQLLSAFEKALPAGYKLNPYFAPAGKNLLQSLAHDLPQGITITAPGFYAPQGRQVRAKSLTPSLMDSIQQFGHNGQRITNLEMETAGIYGLANSLGHQALSFNVILANRANHVFSTDPSGVMDKFIGQILQRIVKM; translated from the coding sequence ATGCAAAGAATTTCTGAAACCGACCTGATATTAAACGCCGACGGCAGCATCTATCACCTTAACCTGTTACCCGAAGACGTAGCTGATACCGTTATCACCGTTGGCGACCCCGACCGGGTAGGCGAGGTAAGCAAACATTTTGATACCATTGAACTTAAAAAAGGCAAACGCGAGTTTATTACCCATACCGGCAGCCTGGGTGGTAAACGCATCACGGTACTATCTACGGGCATAGGTACCGATAATATTGATATTGTATTTAACGAGCTGGATGCCCTGGTGAACATTGATTTTAAAACCCGCCTGGTGAACGATAAGCTGCGCAGTCTTAATATTATCCGCATTGGTACTTCGGGTGGGATACAAGCCGATATCCCGGTTGATGAATTGTTGGTATCAGCTTCGGCTTTTGGGCTGGATGCCTTAATGCATTACTACCACCAGGAATTGAACAACGAGGAACAGCAACTGCTTTCCGCATTTGAAAAAGCGCTCCCTGCCGGATACAAACTTAACCCGTATTTTGCCCCTGCGGGTAAGAACTTATTGCAAAGCTTAGCACATGATTTGCCACAGGGCATTACCATTACCGCGCCCGGTTTCTATGCCCCCCAGGGCAGGCAGGTGAGGGCCAAATCGTTAACGCCCAGCTTAATGGATAGTATACAGCAGTTTGGCCATAACGGGCAACGCATTACCAACCTGGAAATGGAGACAGCAGGCATATACGGACTGGCTAACAGCCTTGGGCACCAGGCCCTTTCTTTTAATGTAATACTGGCCAACAGGGCCAACCATGTATTCAGTACAGACCCATCCGGTGTGATGGATAAATTTATCGGGCAGATACTGCAGCGGATAGTTAAGATGTAA
- a CDS encoding gliding motility-associated C-terminal domain-containing protein, producing MRKILTLFLFCFMATGLFGQSFYVVTSNSQLYKVTVNGSVISQQNISSCSSAIGSIAVYKSTLYYCIGSSVYKATISGNSIINCTLVGTAVGSSALTVDANGLLYLVSGFDLYRLDPNTGIVTDLGTMPYTSSGDLVFYKGELYMASLQGIVKIQMNNPSASTLVISSSSTIYGLTSISLNSTTNKVYALSLNGNTTNIIELDLDNNVMGQSIGNLPYLVFDAGSPVEDGSLQDVKIDDVKIITDCPFNGKGTIQIISNDATSDFKYTLNNTTNSTGIFSGLSPGTYNLSVTLGNQTVQYANNPVVIAAFGLTKPTVTITKQNPACLDKGIITLGAGTEGSLYDIKYNNVLYSFDHSFTNLAAGTYHFDIMNKNGCVVDNMDIVLPQDACNINVNGIQVTEKCTDPNKGSIAVITSPGTDVYTYHLGNATNTTGVFNDLDPGNYTINITSAGGGNMDVPATVPDYKVINPTVTYAKHDAVCTVKGNIAFALPVNSAQYTITYNSVNYPFSHHFTELDEGTYAFTILKPDGCVLDNISVNIGKEGCEIVAFPNTFSPNNDGVNDIFRPTQTSKADDFKFKIYSRFGVLVFTSDNSHNGWDGNHNGMPVPVGVYYWMASYINNEGKPFTKSGYITLIR from the coding sequence ATGAGGAAAATACTTACGCTGTTTTTATTTTGCTTTATGGCTACCGGCCTGTTTGGGCAAAGCTTTTATGTAGTCACCTCAAACAGCCAGTTGTATAAAGTTACTGTTAATGGTTCTGTAATTTCTCAGCAAAATATTAGCAGTTGTAGTAGTGCTATAGGGTCAATAGCAGTATATAAAAGTACCCTGTACTATTGCATTGGTTCAAGTGTTTATAAGGCCACCATCAGCGGCAATAGCATTATTAACTGCACATTAGTTGGTACAGCAGTCGGCAGCAGCGCGCTCACTGTTGATGCTAACGGTTTACTTTATTTAGTAAGTGGTTTTGATCTTTACCGCTTAGACCCCAATACAGGAATAGTTACAGATTTAGGCACCATGCCCTATACGTCCAGCGGCGACCTTGTTTTTTATAAAGGCGAGCTATATATGGCTTCGCTGCAAGGCATTGTAAAAATACAGATGAATAACCCATCAGCAAGCACATTGGTAATATCAAGCAGCAGCACCATTTATGGATTAACATCCATTAGTTTAAATAGCACTACCAATAAAGTTTACGCTTTATCCCTTAACGGTAACACCACAAATATTATCGAACTTGACCTGGACAACAACGTAATGGGGCAATCAATAGGCAACCTGCCATACCTGGTTTTTGATGCGGGAAGCCCGGTTGAGGACGGTTCTTTACAGGATGTGAAGATAGATGATGTAAAGATTATTACCGATTGCCCCTTTAACGGAAAAGGGACTATCCAAATCATCAGTAATGATGCTACCAGCGATTTTAAGTATACCCTAAACAATACTACGAACAGCACCGGCATATTTTCAGGGCTATCTCCCGGAACGTATAACCTCTCTGTTACTTTGGGCAACCAAACGGTTCAGTATGCCAATAACCCGGTGGTGATAGCGGCATTTGGTTTAACCAAGCCAACCGTCACCATCACTAAACAAAACCCGGCGTGTTTGGATAAGGGTATAATTACGCTTGGTGCAGGTACCGAGGGCAGTTTATATGATATTAAATACAACAACGTGCTGTATAGCTTCGATCATTCGTTCACCAACCTGGCTGCCGGTACTTACCATTTTGATATTATGAATAAAAATGGCTGCGTGGTAGATAATATGGATATTGTATTACCGCAGGATGCCTGCAACATCAACGTTAACGGTATACAGGTCACTGAAAAATGCACCGACCCCAACAAAGGCTCAATTGCTGTAATTACAAGCCCCGGCACAGATGTTTATACGTATCATTTAGGCAATGCAACCAACACCACCGGCGTATTTAACGATCTCGATCCCGGCAATTACACCATCAATATCACATCGGCAGGCGGCGGGAATATGGATGTACCCGCTACCGTGCCCGATTACAAGGTGATAAACCCTACAGTTACTTATGCCAAACACGATGCCGTTTGTACGGTTAAAGGAAATATTGCATTTGCCTTACCTGTTAACAGCGCTCAGTATACCATAACCTATAATTCAGTTAACTACCCTTTCAGCCATCACTTTACCGAACTGGATGAAGGCACATATGCTTTTACCATTTTAAAACCCGATGGCTGCGTGCTGGATAATATTAGTGTTAACATTGGCAAAGAAGGCTGCGAAATAGTGGCATTCCCCAATACCTTTTCGCCTAATAATGATGGGGTGAACGATATCTTCCGCCCTACCCAAACCAGTAAAGCCGACGATTTTAAATTTAAGATATATAGCCGTTTTGGCGTATTAGTGTTCACTTCCGATAATTCGCACAACGGTTGGGATGGAAATCACAACGGTATGCCTGTGCCTGTCGGCGTTTACTATTGGATGGCAAGTTACATTAATAACGAAGGCAAGCCGTTTACCAAAAGCGGGTATATTACTTTGATAAGGTAA